A region from the Methylovorus glucosotrophus genome encodes:
- a CDS encoding proteasome-type protease, with the protein MTYCVALLLDEGLVFASDTRTNAGVDQVAIFPKMNIFEVPGERVITLLTAGNLAITQAVVNRLREAIKAEDGAHLNNVSSMFEAAQLVGDVMREVFERDAEHLKNHNTDFNASILLGGQIQGEKPRLFNIYAAGNFIESCRETPYFQIGETKYGKPIIDRVVKYNSDMMDAVKCVLISFDSTIRSNISVAAPIDLMLYRVDSLNANCRQRIEEKDPYYATIRQGWSEGLKSVFSGLPSPDWC; encoded by the coding sequence ATGACTTATTGTGTTGCCCTGCTGCTGGATGAAGGTCTGGTGTTTGCCTCGGATACCCGCACCAATGCTGGTGTGGATCAGGTTGCCATCTTCCCCAAGATGAATATTTTTGAAGTGCCGGGCGAGCGGGTGATCACCTTGCTGACGGCGGGCAATCTGGCGATCACGCAAGCCGTGGTCAATCGCCTGCGCGAAGCCATCAAGGCCGAAGACGGTGCACACCTCAATAATGTCAGCAGCATGTTTGAGGCCGCCCAGCTGGTGGGCGATGTCATGCGCGAAGTGTTTGAGCGCGATGCCGAGCATCTCAAGAACCACAATACCGATTTCAATGCCAGCATCCTGCTGGGCGGCCAGATCCAGGGTGAAAAGCCCAGACTCTTCAATATCTACGCCGCCGGCAACTTTATTGAAAGCTGTCGCGAAACCCCGTATTTCCAGATTGGCGAAACCAAGTACGGCAAACCCATCATTGACCGCGTAGTGAAGTACAACAGCGACATGATGGATGCAGTGAAGTGCGTGCTGATCTCGTTCGATTCCACCATCCGCAGCAATATCTCGGTGGCGGCGCCTATCGACCTCATGCTGTATCGCGTCGATAGCCTTAACGCCAACTGTCGCCAGCGCATAGAAGAAAAAGACCCGTACTACGCCACCATCCGTCAGGGCTGGTCGGAAGGCCTGAAATCCGTCTTCAGCGGCTTGCCCAGTCCAGACTGGTGCTAG
- a CDS encoding 2'-5' RNA ligase family protein → MASHTTACRADNFVRWHLGRPFYAVWIVEADTAEMRAHISAMRRHLGDWLLPDYRRQPHITLAVCGFPQAYATDAHSYTEADFHRDIAGLQTSSPASLQLSTGAADSFTTAAYLGLKGDIEPLHAMRARLRAAETQSYVPHITAGFYRRRLPMNDVQQKLAGLALPEISLEINTITLAVYASAEIAGGLFPVCRYHLHENKLQMVKSGYLPWHMPDTA, encoded by the coding sequence ATGGCCTCGCACACCACCGCCTGCCGCGCTGATAACTTTGTACGCTGGCATCTGGGCCGACCGTTTTATGCGGTATGGATAGTGGAGGCGGATACGGCAGAGATGCGCGCCCACATCAGCGCGATGCGCCGCCATCTGGGCGACTGGCTGCTGCCGGACTATCGGCGCCAGCCGCATATCACGCTGGCGGTGTGCGGTTTTCCGCAAGCCTATGCCACGGACGCGCACAGCTACACCGAGGCTGACTTTCATCGCGACATCGCCGGTTTGCAGACTTCATCGCCCGCCTCGCTGCAGCTGAGCACGGGGGCGGCTGACAGCTTTACCACCGCGGCTTACCTGGGATTGAAAGGCGACATCGAACCCTTGCACGCGATGCGCGCCAGACTGCGCGCGGCCGAAACACAGTCTTACGTGCCGCATATCACGGCGGGGTTTTACCGTCGGCGCCTCCCCATGAACGACGTGCAGCAGAAACTTGCCGGATTGGCATTGCCGGAAATATCACTGGAAATAAACACGATCACGCTGGCCGTATATGCCAGCGCCGAGATTGCAGGAGGCCTGTTTCCCGTGTGTCGATATCATCTGCACGAGAACAAGCTGCAGATGGTGAAGTCAGGCTACCTGCCCTGGCACATGCCGGATACCGCGTAA
- a CDS encoding SRPBCC family protein has product MSTATLSCIISIVIQRPWQEVYRFAAQPENLSAWATGLGRGIRRVQDDWVADGPEGPIRICFCEANDHGVLDHWVYPDDDNEIYIPMRVIANGNAAELMFTLFRQPGISDEQFAEDEAWVLRDLANLKSLLEAHAA; this is encoded by the coding sequence ATGAGCACAGCCACGCTTTCCTGCATTATCAGCATCGTGATCCAGCGGCCATGGCAAGAGGTCTACCGCTTTGCGGCACAACCGGAGAATCTTTCTGCATGGGCCACCGGGCTGGGCCGTGGCATCCGCCGGGTGCAGGATGACTGGGTGGCGGACGGACCGGAAGGTCCTATCCGTATATGTTTTTGCGAAGCGAATGACCATGGCGTGCTCGACCACTGGGTTTACCCGGATGACGATAACGAGATCTACATCCCCATGCGGGTGATCGCCAACGGCAATGCCGCCGAGCTGATGTTCACCCTGTTTCGCCAGCCCGGCATCAGTGATGAACAATTTGCCGAAGACGAGGCCTGGGTGCTGCGCGACCTTGCCAACCTGAAAAGCCTGCTCGAAGCACACGCTGCGTGA